Part of the Paracoccus sp. MC1862 genome, AGATATTCGTTCTGCGCGCCCGCGACCGCCAGCGTGCGGTTCGGGTCGTCCATGTGGCGCAGAACCCAGATGAATGTCAGCCCGGCGGCCAGCATGACCGTCAGCGCATTGACCTGATAGGCCAGATCGCGCGCATAGTTGGCCGCGATCGCGGCGAACACCGCGATCAAGCCAAGCACGATCAGCTTCAAGCTATCCCACATCGTGTTGGTGTCCTTTGTCTCGCAACAGCACGGCCGAATCGCCCTGCGGCGATCCGGCAAACCGTCTTGGCCATGTCCTCTATTGAGCGAATGTTTACGAAACCTTGATCTGCGTCAACAAAACCAGTGGCTAGGGCGGCATACTGTCGCGGGCAACCTTTGCCGAAAGGGCCGCCCCAGAAGAAGGATCAGGCGCATGGGCTACAAGACCATCCTCACCGTCATCACCCAGCCGGACCAGAAGCGGCAGATCGAGGCCGCCGTGGCGATCGCCCGGCGCGAGGACGCACATCTCGAAGTCTTCGCGGTGGGGGTAGACCACACCCAGACCGGCTATTACTATGCCGGCGCCTCGGCCTATGTCTTCCAGGAGGCGATCGACCGCGCCATGGCCGCAGCCGAGACGCTGGAAGCCGAGGTCCGCGCCGAGCTTGCCCCCGAGGACATCCGATGGTCGGTCGAAAGCGCGGTGGCGCAGATGGGCGGCGTGTCCACGCTGATCGCGATGCGGGCGCGCTTTGCCGACCTCGTGGTGCTGGAAAAGCCCTACGGCACCCATGCCGCGCGCGACAGCGAGGCGGCGCTGGAGGCCACGCTGTTCGAAGGCGGCGCCCCGGTCCTGGTGCTGCCGCATGAAACCGTGACGGTCGAGAACATCGGCAGGCGGGTGCTGGTCGCCTGGAACCAGTCGGACGAGGCGCTGCACGCCGTCCGCCGCGCCCTGCCTGTCCTGAAGGCCGCCGAGGCGGTCGAGATCGCGGTGGTGGACCCCTCGCCCCACTCGCCCGAAGGCTCGGACCCCGGCGGCAAGCTCTGCCAGATGCTGACGCGCCACGGCGTCAAGGCCGAGATCGCGGTGCTGGCCAAGACCCTGCCGACCGTGTCCGAGGTGCTGAACCGCCGCGGTGTGGAAACAGGGGCCGACCTGATCGTGATGGGCGCCTACAGCAAGTCGCGGCTGCGCGAGGCGATCATGGGCGGCGCGACGCGGCACATGCTGGAACGCGCGACCCTGCCGGTGCTGATGGCGCGCTGATCCGCGCGGCGGCCCTCAGCTCAGCGGGCCGCCGTCGGCATCGTCGCCGCTTTCCAGCACCAGCCGGTGGAAATCGGGCACGGTGATCCGCCGCGTGCCTTCCAGCGCGATCACCCCGTCGCGCCGGAGGGCCGAGATCTGGCGGCTGACCGTCTCGATGGTCAGGCCGAGATAGTCGGCCATGGTTTCGCGCGTCAGGGGCAGTTCGATCTCGACCCGGCCCTGCGGGCGGGACTGGCGCAGCACCGCGCCGCGCCGCGCCAGCGCCGCAAGGAAGGACGCGATCTTCTCGCGCGCCGACTTGCGGCCCAGAAGCAGCAGCCATTCCCGCGCGGCGTCCAGATCGTCCAGCGTCATGTCCAGCAGCCGCGCGGCGACGCGTGGGCTGGACCGCAGCAGTTCCTCGAAGGGCTTGCGGCGGAAGCAGCAGAGCAGCAGGTCCGACAGCGCCGTGACGGCATAGGTCGAGGTCTCGCGCCCCGGCCGGCCCAGGAAGTCCGAGGGCAGCAGCAGCCCCACCATCTGGGTGCGCCCGTCCTCCATCGTCTGCGACAGCCCGGCCACGCCCGAGACGACCGAGCCCACGAAATCCATTCGTTCGCCCGCCAGCGCCAGGACCTGCCCCGCCTCGTAGCGGCGGTAGTATTTGGTGGCGTCCAGCCGGTCCAGTTCCGGCGCCTCGCAACTGGCGCAGACGGCCCGATAGCGGATCGGGCAATCCTCGCAGGGAACCTGCAGCGACCGGCACGAAGCCTCGGAACCGAGTTTGACCTGCATCAATGTTCTGCCCCGCTTTCGGTGGCATCCCTATGGCCATGGAACAGGAATCGCAACTGACGCGGCTGGGGCTGTTTGACGCGCGGGTGCCGCGCTATACGTCCTACCCCACCGCCCCGCATTTCAAGCTCTCCGTGGGACCGGCCGGTTTCACTGACTGGATCCACGCGATCCCGGCGGGCGCGTCGATCTCGCTTTACATGCATGTGCCCTTCTGCCGCAGGCTCTGCTGGTTCTGCGCCTGCCGCACGCAGGGCACCCAGTCCGACGCCCCGGTACGCGCCTATGCCGACATCCTGCTGGCGGAACTGGAGCTGCTGAAGGCGAACCTCGCCCCCGGCGTGCGCCTGTCGCGGCTGCACTGGGGCGGCGGCACGCCGACGCTGATGCCCCCCGACATGATGCGGCGCGTGGCGGGCGCGGTGTTCGACGCCTTCCCGCTGGCGGAAGGGGCCGAGTTCTCGGTCGAGATCGATCCCAACGAGATCGACGAAGCGCGTATGGACGCGCTGGCGGAATACGGGCTGACCCGCGCCTCGATCGGGGTGCAGGACTTCGACCCCGAGATCCAGAAGACCATCGGTCGCGAGCAGAGCTTCGAGATCACAGCCGAGGCTGTTCGGATGATCCGCAAGCGCGGCATCAGAAGCCTGAACACCGACATCCTTTACGGGTTGCCCCACCAGACGCCGCACCGGATCGCGGATTCGATCCAGAAGCTGATGGCGCTGTCGCCTGACCGGATCGCGCTTTACGGCTATGCCCATGTGCCGTGGATGGCCAAGCGGCAGGTCATGATCCCCGAGGACGCCTTGCCCGATGCCCCGGCCCGCCTGCGGCTGTTCGAGGTCGCCCGAGACCTGCTGGTGGCCGACGGCTATGACGAGATCGGCATCGACCACTTCGCCCGCCCCGGCGACGGGCTGGCGGTGGCGCAGAAGGCGGGCCTGCTGCGCCGGAACTTCCAGGGCTACACCGACGACCAGGCGCAGGTGCTGGTCGGCATGGGCGCCTCCTCCATCTCGCGCTTCCCGCAGGGCTATGCGCAGAACGCCCCCGCGACCGGCGCCCATGTCAAGGCGATCCGCGAGGGGCGCTTCTCGACCACCAAGGGCCATGTCTTCACCCCCGAGGACATCTGGCGCGCCCGCATGATCGAGGCGCTGATGTGCGACTTCCGCATCTCGGCCGATGAGTTCACCCGTGACCACGGCTTCACTGCCGAGTCGCTGGCCGCGCTGTTCGCTCCGGTCAAGGCACAGTTCGGCGAGATGGTGACGGTGGATGCCGAGGGCCTGTCGATCCCGGAACGCGGCCGCCCGCTGACCCGCATGATCGCGCGGATGTTCGACGGCTACGAGATGGAGGCCAAGGGCCACAGCCCAGCCATCTGATACGCCGGACCGGGGCCTTGCCCCGGACCCCAGGATATTTCCAGCCGAAAGACCAGAGTCGCAACCCCCTTCGCTGATCTGTCTTTCGGCCCCAAATATCCCCGCCGGAGGCGCCGGAGCCTTGCCGCAGGCGCCTCGTCCGAGGCCCTATCGGCCCAGCTTGGCGTGGACCTCGTCCAGATCGACCTCGCCCTTCGGCATCTTGCTGTCGGGATTGTCGAAGTCATAGCGGAACAACTGGAAATCCTTCTTGTAGATTTCCCAGACCAGGTGTCGCGACAGGTCGTCGAAATACTCGCTGACCTTGTGCAGCCGCTTCGGTCCATGCCCTTCGGATTCGTTGAAGCGCGGCACCTCGTTCACGTCCAGCTTCACCGGCGTCTCGGCTGCGTCCAAGACCTTCTGCATCCCCTCGTTAAACTTCTCGGTGAAGAAGATCCGGTCATAGCGGCCGCCGTTCACGATGAAGGTCGCGATGTGGCCGGACATGGCCGACCAATGGATGTCCGGCTCCATCGGGCGGCGCCAGCGGATGGTGTCGCGGGCGAACAGAAGGAAGCGGCGGAAGCTGGTCACCTGGTCGAAATCGAAGTTGTCCTCGGGCGAGCCGACCTCGACCCCGTAGCGTTGCATGATCTGCGGGATCATGTTGCCGCGGTAGCGCTTGCCGTTGCGCTGGATGCCCGCGATCTTGTCGAAGAAAGACGACAGGATCCGCGCGTAAGGGTTGCGGACGCAGGTGAAGGACACGGGCTTGCGCACCTTCACCGCCCGGTCGATCGCCTCCTGGCTGTTGTCCTGGTTCCACTTGTGCAGACCACCGGTCGAGTCGTGGATGTCGCCGTCGAAGTAGCGGCCGTGGTCCGAAAAGAACATGATCTGCCCGATGGTCGAGCAGGCGCATTTCGGCACCACCCGGTAGGCCATGCTTTCGCTTTCGGTCATCCAGGTGCCGGGAAAAGCCATGGCGTGAGTCCCCTGTCAGTTGAGCGGCTTGTCCCTGCCCATAAAATCGTTATGCAGCCAAGGCAACTCGCGACGCTGGATTTGTCACGATCAGGCAAGTGTTCCGCCGATGGTCGCATCGATCGAAGTGAACCCGGAAGATGGCCCGCATTGCCTTTATCCTGCTGTGCCACAAGGACCCCAAGGGCATCATCGCCCAGGCCCGGCGGCTGACCGGCTCGGGCGATTTCGTCTCGATCCACTTCGACGCGCGGGCCAACCCGGCCGATTTCGACATGCTCCGCCAGGCGCTGGACGACAACCCTGGGGTGACCTTCGCCACCCGCCGGCTGAAATGCGGCTGGGGTGAATGGTCGCTGGTCGGCGCCACGCTGGAAGCGGTGCGCGCCGCTGTCGCGGCCTTCCCCACCGCCACCCATTTCTACATGCTGTCGGGCGACTGCATGCCGATCAAGTCGGCCGATTACGCGCATGAGTTCCTCGACGCCCATGACCTCGATTACATCGAGAACTTCGACTTCTTCGAAAGCGACTGGATCAAGACCGGCTTCAAGGAAGAACGGTTGATCTACCGTCACTGGTTCAACGAACGCACCCGGAAGCGGCTGTTCTACGGCAGCTATGAATTGCAGAAGCGGCTGGGCCTGAGGCGGCGGGTGCCTTCGGACATCCGGGTGATGATCGGCTCGCAATGGTGGTGCCTGCGCCGCCAGACGATGGAAAAGGTGCTGGCCTTCTGCGACGAGCGCCCGGACGTGGTGCGCTTCTTCCAGACCACCTGGATTCCCGACGAGACCTTCTTCCAGACAATCGTCCCCCATGTCGTGCCGCGCAAGGAAATCCGGCCGCGCACGCTGACCTTCCTGATGTTCACCGACTACGGGATGCCGGTGACCTTCTACAACGACCATTACGACCTGCTGCTGGGGCAGGACTATCTCTTCGCCCGCAAGATCAGCGCCGAGGCGATCGAGCTGCGCGAGCGGCTGGGCGCGCTGTGGAAGGCGCAGGACGTGCAGTTCGCGATCTCGAACGAGGCGGCGGGGCTTTACCGCTTCCTGACCC contains:
- a CDS encoding universal stress protein; protein product: MGYKTILTVITQPDQKRQIEAAVAIARREDAHLEVFAVGVDHTQTGYYYAGASAYVFQEAIDRAMAAAETLEAEVRAELAPEDIRWSVESAVAQMGGVSTLIAMRARFADLVVLEKPYGTHAARDSEAALEATLFEGGAPVLVLPHETVTVENIGRRVLVAWNQSDEALHAVRRALPVLKAAEAVEIAVVDPSPHSPEGSDPGGKLCQMLTRHGVKAEIAVLAKTLPTVSEVLNRRGVETGADLIVMGAYSKSRLREAIMGGATRHMLERATLPVLMAR
- the fnrL gene encoding transcriptional regulator FnrL, whose protein sequence is MQVKLGSEASCRSLQVPCEDCPIRYRAVCASCEAPELDRLDATKYYRRYEAGQVLALAGERMDFVGSVVSGVAGLSQTMEDGRTQMVGLLLPSDFLGRPGRETSTYAVTALSDLLLCCFRRKPFEELLRSSPRVAARLLDMTLDDLDAAREWLLLLGRKSAREKIASFLAALARRGAVLRQSRPQGRVEIELPLTRETMADYLGLTIETVSRQISALRRDGVIALEGTRRITVPDFHRLVLESGDDADGGPLS
- the hemN gene encoding oxygen-independent coproporphyrinogen III oxidase, which codes for MEQESQLTRLGLFDARVPRYTSYPTAPHFKLSVGPAGFTDWIHAIPAGASISLYMHVPFCRRLCWFCACRTQGTQSDAPVRAYADILLAELELLKANLAPGVRLSRLHWGGGTPTLMPPDMMRRVAGAVFDAFPLAEGAEFSVEIDPNEIDEARMDALAEYGLTRASIGVQDFDPEIQKTIGREQSFEITAEAVRMIRKRGIRSLNTDILYGLPHQTPHRIADSIQKLMALSPDRIALYGYAHVPWMAKRQVMIPEDALPDAPARLRLFEVARDLLVADGYDEIGIDHFARPGDGLAVAQKAGLLRRNFQGYTDDQAQVLVGMGASSISRFPQGYAQNAPATGAHVKAIREGRFSTTKGHVFTPEDIWRARMIEALMCDFRISADEFTRDHGFTAESLAALFAPVKAQFGEMVTVDAEGLSIPERGRPLTRMIARMFDGYEMEAKGHSPAI
- a CDS encoding sulfotransferase family protein, encoding MAFPGTWMTESESMAYRVVPKCACSTIGQIMFFSDHGRYFDGDIHDSTGGLHKWNQDNSQEAIDRAVKVRKPVSFTCVRNPYARILSSFFDKIAGIQRNGKRYRGNMIPQIMQRYGVEVGSPEDNFDFDQVTSFRRFLLFARDTIRWRRPMEPDIHWSAMSGHIATFIVNGGRYDRIFFTEKFNEGMQKVLDAAETPVKLDVNEVPRFNESEGHGPKRLHKVSEYFDDLSRHLVWEIYKKDFQLFRYDFDNPDSKMPKGEVDLDEVHAKLGR
- a CDS encoding DUF5928 domain-containing protein, whose product is MARIAFILLCHKDPKGIIAQARRLTGSGDFVSIHFDARANPADFDMLRQALDDNPGVTFATRRLKCGWGEWSLVGATLEAVRAAVAAFPTATHFYMLSGDCMPIKSADYAHEFLDAHDLDYIENFDFFESDWIKTGFKEERLIYRHWFNERTRKRLFYGSYELQKRLGLRRRVPSDIRVMIGSQWWCLRRQTMEKVLAFCDERPDVVRFFQTTWIPDETFFQTIVPHVVPRKEIRPRTLTFLMFTDYGMPVTFYNDHYDLLLGQDYLFARKISAEAIELRERLGALWKAQDVQFAISNEAAGLYRFLTQRGRIGRRFGQRFWEVEGSLGRGRTLILIVAKKWHVAKRLTAAIRWHTDIPAVNFLFNELDAELPDMGGIETTLAKRERHRRALVKMLFVMFDQPSIAICLDPSALGLVQDFLGDKAETRLLLIEVDFDDDYVRGHIERVGLAGQNSAPHQVDRLIPAVRSDLEHEAEHIRDLEIEGFEAISKHRGEQANAAALRRLLGVDPEVALTLARTDHLFDD